One genomic segment of Oreochromis aureus strain Israel breed Guangdong linkage group 9, ZZ_aureus, whole genome shotgun sequence includes these proteins:
- the LOC120441870 gene encoding LOW QUALITY PROTEIN: zinc finger protein 708-like (The sequence of the model RefSeq protein was modified relative to this genomic sequence to represent the inferred CDS: inserted 1 base in 1 codon): MHQVIHTGERPFSCGDCGKSFTRSASLKTHQLIHTGERPFSCGDCGKSFTMSGHLKRHQLIHTGERPFSCGDCGKSFTRSASLKTHQLIHTGERPFSCGDCGKSFTKSGHLKTHQLIHTGEKPFSCGDCGKSFTHSRDLKTHQLIHTGERPFSCGDCGKSFTHSASLKTHQLIHTGERPFSCGDCGKSFTKSGHLKTHQLIHTGEKPFNCGDCGKSFTHSRYLKTHQLIHTGERPFRCGDCGKSFMQASNLKRHQLIHTGERPFRCGDCGKSFMQASNLKRHQLIHTGERPFSCGDCGKSFMEASNLKTHQLIHTGERPFSCHECGKSFTHSGNLKKHQLIHSGVKAYSCDQCGRAFTDSNXLKESSSYPLWN; the protein is encoded by the exons atgcatcaggtcatccacactggagagagaccgttcagctgtggagactgtggaaagtcttttacgcgTTCTGcaagtttaaaaacacaccaactcatccacactggagagagaccgtttagctgtggagactgtggaaagtcttttaccatgtctggacacttaaaaagacaccaactcatccacactggagagagaccgttcagctgtggagactgtggaaagtcttttacgcgTTCTGcaagtttaaaaacacaccaactcatccacactggagagagaccgtttagctgtggagactgtggaaagtcttttaccaagtctggacacttaaaaacacaccaactcatccacactggagagaaaccgttcagctgtggagactgtggaaagtcttttacccactCTAGAGACttgaaaacacaccaactcatccacactggagagagaccgttcagctgtggagactgtggaaagtcttttacgcaTTCTGcaagtttaaaaacacaccaactcatccacactggagagagaccgtttagctgtggagactgtggaaagtcttttaccaagtctggacacttaaaaacacaccaactcatccacactggagagaaaccGTTCAactgtggagactgtggaaagtcttttacccactCTAGATACttgaaaacacaccaactcatccacactggagagagaccgttcaggtgtggagactgtggaaagtcttttatgCAGGCTTcaaacttaaaaagacaccaactcatccacactggagagagaccgttcaggtgtggagactgtggaaagtcttttatgCAGGCTTcaaacttaaaaagacaccaactcatccacactggagagagaccgttcagctgtggagactgtggaaagtcttttatgGAGGCTtcaaacttaaaaacacaccaactcatccacactggagagagaccattcagctgtcacgagtgtggaaagtcttttacccactctggaaacttaaaaaaacaccaactcatccacagtggagttaaagcatacagctgtgatcagtgtggaagaGCTTTTACTGACAGTA CGCTTAAAGaatcatctagttacccactctggaattaa
- the LOC120441872 gene encoding zinc finger protein 431-like: MSSTEKDQHGARSQRSQEADKPHRKKGEKTYTCDECGKDFTFKCNLKRHQVIHTGERPFSCDLCGKSFTRKGSLKKHQLIDSRVKAYSCDQCGRAFNRGTHLQRHLVTHSGIKAYSCDICGKTFSRIDSRNTHLRIHTGHDVYCCDQCGKHFATDTDLQRHMFTHSEERPYKCDLCEKTFKGPHYLKAHQQIHTRKTLQVQLL, from the exons atgagctCGACAGaaaag gaccaacatggagcgagaagtcagcgctctcaggaggccgacaaacctcacagaaaaaagggagagaaaacatacacctgtgatgagtgtgggaaagATTTCACTTTCAAGTGTAACCTGAAAcggcatcaggtcatccacactggagagagaccgttcagctgtgacttgtgtggaaagtcttttaccaggAAGGGTTccctaaaaaaacaccaactcattgaCAGtagagttaaagcgtacagctgtgatcagtgtggcagagcttttaatCGCGGTACCCACTTACAgaggcatctagttacccactctggaattaaggcgtacagctgtgacatttgtggaaaaactttcagccggATAGACAGCCGAAATacacacctacgcattcacaccggacatgatgtgtactgctgtgatcagtgtggcaaacaCTTTGCTACAGACACAGATCTACAACGTCACATGTTTACCCActctgaggagagaccttataaatgtgacctgtgtgagaagacttttaaaggtCCACATTACCTGAaagcacaccaacagatccacaccagaaagactctacaagtgcagttactgtga